The following proteins come from a genomic window of Chryseobacterium glaciei:
- a CDS encoding rhodanese-like domain-containing protein gives MSLTEVLKSGNYELIDVREPMELEMDGNIEGAKNIPLGEVEDRKEEFLSIEKPVIIFCRSGNRSGKALEYLNSQGLKDGYNGGGWADLKATIEANQGTF, from the coding sequence ATGTCTTTAACAGAAGTATTAAAATCAGGAAACTATGAATTAATCGACGTTCGTGAGCCAATGGAATTGGAAATGGACGGCAATATAGAAGGTGCAAAAAATATCCCGTTAGGCGAAGTAGAAGATAGAAAAGAAGAATTTTTATCTATTGAAAAGCCTGTGATCATCTTCTGCAGAAGCGGAAACAGAAGCGGAAAAGCATTGGAATATCTTAATTCTCAAGGCTTGAAAGACGGTTACAACGGCGGTGGCTGGGCAGACCTAAAGGCAACTATTGAAGCAAATCAAGGAACTTTTTAA
- a CDS encoding alpha/beta fold hydrolase codes for MEGRIIDVQGEKIYIEHDNSFKNKPTIVFLHDSLGCTQLWRDFPSKITEETQCNTLVYDRLGYGKSFPMISHERENNYMELEADVLNELLEELNINNAILFGHSDGGTIALIAASKYPEKVKAVICEAGHIFVEDITVKGVSDAFEAYKTTDLPERLAKYHGDKVPMIVKAWTEIWLSDRFKSWNIEYLLKNITSPLLFIQGEKDEYGTLNQVEKTISQISGKSEKYIIPNVGHTPHKEVPDLVLSKSVDFINRSGL; via the coding sequence ATGGAAGGAAGGATAATAGATGTACAGGGTGAAAAAATTTATATAGAACATGATAATTCATTTAAAAATAAACCAACAATCGTCTTTTTACACGATTCTTTAGGCTGTACACAACTTTGGAGAGATTTTCCTTCTAAAATTACGGAAGAAACCCAATGTAATACTTTAGTTTATGACCGTTTGGGTTACGGAAAATCTTTTCCTATGATTTCTCATGAAAGGGAAAATAATTACATGGAGCTTGAAGCAGATGTATTGAATGAATTATTAGAAGAATTAAACATCAATAATGCAATTCTTTTTGGTCACAGCGACGGCGGAACAATTGCTTTAATTGCCGCTTCAAAATATCCTGAAAAGGTAAAAGCTGTAATTTGTGAGGCTGGACATATTTTCGTTGAAGATATTACGGTTAAAGGAGTTTCAGATGCTTTTGAAGCGTATAAAACAACCGATTTACCGGAACGTTTAGCAAAATATCACGGCGATAAAGTTCCGATGATCGTTAAAGCTTGGACGGAAATTTGGCTAAGCGACAGATTCAAAAGCTGGAATATTGAATATCTTTTAAAAAATATCACAAGTCCATTACTTTTTATTCAGGGAGAAAAGGATGAATACGGAACGCTGAATCAGGTTGAAAAAACAATCAGTCAGATTAGTGGAAAGTCAGAAAAATATATTATTCCGAATGTTGGGCACACACCTCATAAAGAAGTTCCTGATTTGGTTTTAAGTAAATCGGTTGATTTTATCAATAGGAGCGGACTTTAG
- a CDS encoding PfkB family carbohydrate kinase yields the protein MKLLVVGSVAFDAIETPFGKTDKILGGAATYIAITSSVLGVKSGIVSVVGGDFPQEHLDMFTKRNINIEGLEIVKEEKTFFWSGKYHNDLNTRDTLATEVNVLENFDPKIPASMQDSEILLLGNLHPGVQLSVLEKMNQRPKLVILDTMNFWMDSALDILMEMIAKTDVITINDEEARQLSGEYSLVKAAKKIHTMGPKYVIIKKGEHGALLFHDGKVFAIPALPLEDVFDPTGAGDTFAGGFAAYLAKKGKIDFETMKSALIVGSAMASFTVEKFGTERIEEVSEADMFSRLRQFKELTTFDVELQ from the coding sequence ATGAAACTTTTAGTTGTTGGAAGCGTTGCGTTTGATGCAATCGAAACACCATTTGGTAAAACTGATAAAATTTTAGGAGGTGCTGCTACTTATATCGCGATCACTTCATCTGTTTTGGGCGTAAAATCCGGAATTGTTTCTGTAGTAGGAGGAGATTTCCCACAAGAACACCTTGATATGTTTACAAAAAGAAACATCAATATCGAGGGACTTGAGATCGTAAAAGAAGAAAAAACTTTCTTCTGGTCAGGAAAATACCACAACGATTTAAATACAAGAGATACTTTAGCGACCGAAGTAAACGTTTTGGAAAATTTTGATCCAAAGATTCCTGCGTCTATGCAAGATTCTGAGATCTTATTACTTGGAAACCTTCACCCAGGTGTTCAGTTGTCTGTTCTTGAAAAAATGAACCAACGTCCTAAATTGGTTATTTTAGATACAATGAATTTCTGGATGGATTCTGCGTTGGATATCTTAATGGAAATGATTGCTAAAACTGATGTAATCACGATTAATGATGAAGAAGCAAGACAACTTTCAGGAGAATATTCTCTTGTAAAAGCGGCTAAAAAGATTCATACAATGGGTCCTAAATATGTTATCATTAAAAAAGGAGAACACGGAGCTTTACTTTTCCACGACGGTAAAGTATTTGCAATCCCGGCTCTTCCGTTAGAAGATGTGTTCGATCCAACTGGAGCGGGAGATACTTTTGCGGGAGGTTTTGCAGCGTATTTAGCTAAAAAAGGAAAGATAGATTTCGAAACAATGAAGTCTGCTTTAATCGTTGGTTCTGCAATGGCATCGTTCACGGTTGAAAAATTCGGAACAGAAAGAATTGAAGAAGTAAGCGAAGCTGATATGTTCAGTAGATTAAGACAATTCAAGGAATTGACGACATTTGATGTAGAACTACAATAA
- a CDS encoding PLP-dependent aminotransferase family protein produces the protein MAKDVLYLKIAKIITEQIQSETLQFGDRLPSLRSAQKLYNVSLNTIKLAYMELESRSLVESRPKFGYFVSQTSKRKLALPSVIKIKESGLEKPPQDLIDKVFGTISHPDLTQFALGIPGKSFLPLAKLKKSMLNVVKNKNDSGTNLEPAQGNENLRREMAKWALVLEGKITEDDLVITSGAMNAIYHCLMAVTKPGDSVAVESPVYFGILQAIHLLGLKAVEIPTHPIYGIDLNSLKKVLPKISACCFVTNFNNPLGFQMPDENKKELVKLITEYNIPLIEDDLYGNLYFGTERPKPCKFYDEADLVMWVGSVSKTLAPGYRVGWVAPGQFKDKIIRQKLVQTVCSPSFYSDVITDFLEHGRYDHHLRMFRNKLYSNYLQIQKAVANYFPDNTKVSEPKGGFMLWLELDKRICTEDLYDEAFSKKISFAPGRMFSQHNQYTNCMRLNYALEWTDRVESDLEKLGKMIKNSI, from the coding sequence ATGGCTAAAGATGTCTTATATCTTAAAATAGCAAAAATAATTACCGAACAAATACAAAGTGAGACTTTACAGTTTGGCGACAGATTACCATCACTTCGCAGCGCTCAGAAATTATATAATGTAAGTCTGAATACCATAAAACTGGCCTACATGGAATTGGAAAGCCGTTCTCTTGTTGAATCCAGACCAAAATTCGGATATTTTGTAAGCCAGACCTCAAAACGGAAGTTGGCGCTTCCTTCAGTGATAAAAATTAAAGAATCAGGATTAGAAAAACCGCCTCAAGATTTAATAGATAAGGTTTTCGGAACCATTTCTCATCCCGATCTCACCCAATTTGCATTGGGAATTCCCGGAAAAAGCTTTCTTCCTTTAGCCAAATTGAAAAAATCGATGCTGAATGTTGTGAAGAATAAAAATGACAGCGGAACAAATTTAGAACCAGCACAAGGAAATGAAAATTTGCGCCGCGAAATGGCAAAATGGGCACTGGTTTTAGAGGGGAAAATCACTGAAGATGACCTTGTGATCACTTCCGGTGCGATGAATGCTATTTATCATTGTCTTATGGCCGTTACAAAGCCCGGAGATTCTGTTGCCGTGGAGAGTCCTGTTTATTTTGGGATATTACAGGCCATCCATTTATTAGGATTGAAAGCTGTGGAAATCCCCACCCACCCTATTTATGGAATCGATCTGAATTCTCTGAAAAAAGTTTTACCTAAAATCTCAGCCTGTTGTTTTGTGACCAACTTCAATAATCCGCTAGGTTTTCAAATGCCGGATGAGAATAAAAAAGAACTGGTAAAACTGATCACTGAATATAATATTCCTTTGATAGAAGACGATCTTTATGGTAATTTATACTTCGGGACAGAAAGACCAAAACCCTGCAAATTCTATGACGAAGCAGATCTTGTGATGTGGGTCGGTTCGGTTTCTAAAACATTAGCTCCCGGATATCGTGTGGGCTGGGTGGCTCCGGGGCAGTTTAAAGATAAAATTATTCGTCAAAAATTGGTTCAGACTGTATGCAGTCCGTCATTTTATTCTGATGTTATTACTGATTTTCTTGAACATGGACGATATGATCATCATTTAAGAATGTTTAGAAATAAATTATATTCCAACTATCTTCAAATTCAAAAAGCAGTTGCTAATTATTTTCCTGACAATACTAAAGTTTCTGAACCCAAAGGTGGTTTTATGCTCTGGCTGGAACTCGACAAAAGAATCTGTACAGAAGACCTTTATGATGAAGCTTTCAGCAAAAAAATAAGTTTTGCTCCAGGAAGAATGTTTTCTCAGCATAATCAATACACGAATTGCATGCGTTTGAATTACGCACTGGAATGGACCGATCGTGTAGAAAGTGATCTTGAGAAATTAGGGAAGATGATTAAAAACAGTATTTAA
- a CDS encoding glycosyl hydrolase family 28-related protein → MTYADDFFKPTNTLPLDPLVQLIDDITHENVFYVRCDTQTNLVDDNYIYRKSVNTFYKRQIDNGVNVKWFGVKGDGITDDTNALKLAMQKVYNLSVPISPNLGWRNPMKLVIPAGKYKITGNLLEVSMDSARFIFEGDGWQNTEIIYEPENNNDFMLDNQGIIGFSTFKGIQFTSKSKGKFLNFVGGLPLASNAQSMIFEKCFFEGFNQIIDCNGGDMASEVTFTDCKIKGGDTSAVYFKLANDQGVNWRFYGTDIEGFTGILFDFIEGQTISYYQGSIMPGAGGTVIRINSNANPDTFGGGTQPHISFWGPRFELLNGAKLIQVFNKSVNFVFKFDSCGMGGSTIKNGLPAIETKGKGTIIFDTCSNWYNYKISHDIDNGEDYLSPLRIIFKNIAPTLDQINQSICNAVGNISSYPIYIFENCNTNSWYRPWKKAAQNSPYGWNVSKHISGVNANSDGVYLPTVSLGNTVKINLNIPDQYITERKIVFKKATDIGGFNYFSQVHNIKVFDKTETILITEGNFDTDEGLILLDPRNGMLHENDKYVIHLTPTTFSGTDLVVGINLISEY, encoded by the coding sequence ATGACCTACGCAGACGATTTTTTTAAACCGACAAATACTTTACCATTAGACCCTTTGGTACAATTAATAGATGATATAACACATGAAAATGTTTTCTATGTAAGATGTGATACACAAACAAACCTGGTTGACGATAATTATATCTATAGAAAAAGTGTTAACACTTTTTATAAAAGACAAATTGACAACGGAGTCAATGTAAAGTGGTTTGGAGTAAAAGGAGATGGCATTACTGATGATACTAATGCATTAAAGTTGGCTATGCAAAAAGTATACAATCTATCAGTTCCAATCTCTCCGAATTTAGGATGGAGAAATCCTATGAAACTAGTCATTCCCGCCGGGAAATATAAGATTACCGGAAATCTTCTTGAAGTTTCTATGGATTCTGCAAGATTTATTTTTGAAGGTGATGGATGGCAAAATACAGAGATTATTTATGAGCCTGAAAACAATAATGATTTTATGTTGGATAACCAAGGAATCATTGGTTTTTCTACTTTTAAAGGTATTCAATTTACCTCTAAAAGTAAAGGAAAATTTCTGAATTTTGTTGGCGGTTTACCATTGGCGTCAAATGCTCAAAGTATGATATTTGAAAAGTGTTTTTTTGAAGGTTTTAATCAAATCATTGATTGTAATGGGGGAGATATGGCTTCAGAAGTTACTTTTACAGATTGTAAAATTAAAGGAGGAGATACTTCAGCAGTTTATTTTAAACTTGCTAATGATCAAGGAGTAAACTGGAGATTTTATGGTACAGATATAGAAGGTTTTACTGGCATTTTATTTGATTTTATAGAAGGACAAACTATCTCTTATTATCAAGGTTCTATTATGCCTGGTGCAGGAGGTACGGTTATTAGAATTAATAGCAATGCTAATCCAGATACTTTTGGAGGAGGAACTCAACCGCATATTTCATTTTGGGGCCCAAGGTTTGAATTACTGAATGGCGCAAAACTCATTCAAGTCTTTAATAAAAGTGTTAATTTTGTATTTAAATTTGATTCTTGTGGCATGGGAGGATCTACTATTAAGAATGGCTTACCTGCTATTGAGACTAAAGGTAAGGGAACTATTATTTTTGATACCTGTTCGAATTGGTATAATTATAAAATTTCACATGATATTGATAATGGCGAAGATTATTTATCTCCGTTGAGAATCATTTTCAAAAATATTGCACCTACACTTGATCAAATTAATCAGTCTATTTGCAATGCAGTAGGAAATATTTCTTCTTACCCTATCTATATTTTCGAAAACTGTAATACGAATTCTTGGTACAGACCTTGGAAAAAAGCAGCTCAGAATAGCCCTTATGGATGGAATGTTTCAAAGCATATTTCAGGAGTAAATGCAAATTCTGATGGAGTTTATTTGCCAACGGTTTCATTAGGAAATACAGTTAAAATTAACTTAAATATACCTGATCAATATATTACTGAAAGAAAGATTGTATTCAAAAAAGCAACAGATATTGGCGGATTTAATTATTTTTCTCAAGTTCATAATATCAAAGTTTTTGATAAAACAGAAACAATACTTATTACAGAAGGTAATTTTGATACAGATGAAGGATTAATTCTTTTAGATCCGAGAAATGGGATGTTACATGAAAATGATAAATATGTTATTCATCTTACGCCGACGACTTTTTCTGGAACTGATTTGGTAGTTGGAATAAATCTTATTTCTGAATATTAA
- a CDS encoding PLP-dependent aminotransferase family protein gives MQTYKYEIFTSILEEQIKSGAVKLGTRLPSVREIKEKYHLSISSVQNGYDYLVMKGLVENIPRSGYFVAFNQKETIPENTIKQLAVAKNSLFNKNLELTSTRSKAFEYNSFNSTSPTDILIPQKLILRKMQEVIREKGASLLRYYPLNGSLLLREKITERSAKYGCMMNAEELIITDGALQALYIALASVTKAGDLIAVESPCVFSILEVISNLNLKTIEIPLHYKDGFDVNYFRNICDENPVRAVVVTPNFHNPTGILMTDESKKELLSIAEIHQIPIIENDIYGDLYFGGTRPSNIRSFDKTGLVMTFSSFSKTLAPGIRLGWLNPGKFYAETERLKFSLGRSVTPIYQELMIKLLESNSYDRHLRSFRKQLEKQAIELLDALRKYFPENSYFHRPQGGYSIWGELPQNLDMEAFYEYCESQKILFTPGDTFSFTDEYKYHFRAVFADRITSESILSLKKVGEKTKEFLN, from the coding sequence ATGCAAACTTATAAATATGAAATATTTACTTCTATTTTGGAAGAACAGATAAAAAGTGGAGCAGTGAAGTTGGGAACCCGTTTGCCTTCTGTTAGAGAAATCAAAGAAAAATATCATTTAAGCATAAGTTCGGTTCAGAACGGATATGATTATCTTGTAATGAAAGGTTTGGTTGAAAATATTCCGCGTTCGGGTTATTTTGTAGCTTTTAATCAAAAGGAAACTATTCCTGAAAACACAATAAAACAATTAGCAGTTGCAAAAAATTCGCTATTTAATAAGAACCTTGAACTCACATCAACACGAAGTAAAGCTTTTGAGTACAATTCGTTCAATTCTACATCGCCAACAGATATTTTAATCCCTCAAAAATTGATTTTAAGAAAGATGCAGGAAGTTATCCGTGAAAAAGGAGCCTCACTTCTTCGTTATTATCCTTTAAATGGTTCATTATTATTAAGAGAAAAGATTACAGAACGTTCTGCAAAATATGGATGCATGATGAATGCAGAAGAATTGATCATCACAGACGGCGCGTTGCAGGCTCTTTATATTGCCTTGGCGTCTGTAACTAAGGCTGGTGATTTGATTGCAGTTGAAAGTCCGTGTGTTTTCTCTATTTTGGAGGTTATTTCTAATTTGAATTTGAAAACGATTGAAATTCCTTTACATTATAAAGATGGTTTTGATGTAAATTATTTCAGGAATATTTGTGATGAAAATCCTGTTCGGGCAGTTGTCGTTACTCCAAATTTTCATAATCCTACAGGGATTCTTATGACAGATGAAAGTAAAAAAGAACTTCTTTCCATTGCGGAAATTCATCAAATCCCAATCATTGAAAATGATATTTACGGAGATCTTTATTTTGGTGGAACAAGACCTTCCAACATTCGAAGTTTTGACAAAACAGGTTTGGTGATGACTTTTTCATCATTTTCTAAAACTTTAGCGCCGGGAATTCGTCTCGGATGGCTGAATCCAGGTAAATTTTATGCTGAAACTGAAAGATTAAAATTCTCTCTCGGCAGATCTGTTACCCCAATTTATCAGGAATTAATGATAAAACTTTTGGAAAGTAACAGTTATGATAGGCATTTGCGCTCATTTCGAAAACAATTGGAAAAACAGGCGATAGAATTATTAGATGCTTTAAGAAAATATTTCCCTGAAAATTCTTATTTCCACAGACCTCAGGGTGGATACAGTATTTGGGGAGAGTTGCCACAAAATCTGGATATGGAAGCTTTTTATGAGTATTGTGAAAGTCAGAAAATTTTATTTACTCCAGGTGATACTTTTTCTTTTACAGATGAATATAAATATCATTTTCGGGCTGTGTTTGCTGATCGTATAACTTCGGAAAGTATCCTGTCATTGAAAAAGGTAGGTGAAAAAACTAAAGAATTTTTGAACTAA
- a CDS encoding peptidylprolyl isomerase, translating to MTNKLKITFLFGIFMILFSANMMKAQLKPGELVDGIAAVIGDEIVLESDVNEQMNYAKQQGASNTDKCEFLENLINNKLLVYEAKKDTLIENRSAAIKEQANGKYAQLLSQFPDEKSMLAAYKFRTGYEMKNAIEKIDTDTYYGQAKYQRITEKADVTPNEVTDFFNLYKMQLPEIKDEVSLAQIVMNPKLTEAHKQEIIDRLNKIKKDILGGESFESQARIYSEDPGSAPNGGLMKNITKGQMVKPFEAAALNLQEGEISDPIESEFGYHIIQLVRKAGKVYDARHILLMATPTEAEIKTAKVKLDSIRTLIIDGKTTFKDASFRFSDDKRTKFNAGIIPGADGSNKIERESIPGSISYELAGLNKGDITSAFDDEDERKRKVVKIVKMEDVIPAHKITMETDYDRIKQMALNKKKNELIEKFVNSKLPTTFISINGRYDSCNFKGAWKKQTTKK from the coding sequence ATGACAAATAAACTAAAGATCACTTTTCTTTTTGGAATTTTCATGATTTTGTTCTCAGCAAATATGATGAAAGCTCAACTAAAACCTGGAGAACTAGTGGATGGGATTGCTGCGGTAATTGGAGATGAGATTGTTCTGGAGTCTGATGTGAACGAACAAATGAATTATGCAAAACAGCAGGGAGCTTCTAATACAGATAAATGTGAGTTTTTGGAGAACTTGATCAACAATAAACTTCTTGTTTACGAAGCAAAAAAAGATACTTTAATTGAAAACCGTTCTGCTGCGATCAAAGAACAGGCAAATGGGAAATATGCTCAGCTACTTTCTCAGTTCCCGGACGAAAAGTCGATGTTGGCAGCTTATAAATTCAGAACGGGATACGAAATGAAGAATGCTATCGAAAAGATCGATACAGATACCTATTACGGTCAGGCAAAATATCAGAGAATTACAGAGAAGGCAGACGTTACTCCTAACGAGGTTACGGATTTCTTTAACCTGTATAAAATGCAGTTGCCGGAGATCAAAGACGAAGTTTCTTTGGCTCAGATTGTTATGAACCCTAAATTGACAGAAGCTCACAAGCAGGAAATTATTGACAGGCTTAACAAAATTAAAAAGGACATTCTAGGAGGAGAAAGTTTTGAAAGTCAGGCAAGAATTTATTCTGAAGACCCAGGTTCTGCGCCTAATGGTGGTTTGATGAAGAATATTACTAAAGGCCAGATGGTAAAACCATTCGAAGCAGCTGCTTTGAACCTTCAGGAAGGTGAGATTTCAGATCCGATTGAATCTGAATTCGGATATCACATCATTCAGTTAGTAAGAAAAGCTGGAAAAGTTTACGATGCAAGACACATTCTTTTGATGGCAACGCCTACTGAAGCTGAAATTAAAACGGCTAAAGTAAAGTTGGACAGCATCAGAACATTGATCATCGATGGAAAAACTACCTTTAAAGATGCTTCTTTTAGATTTTCAGATGACAAAAGAACTAAATTTAATGCAGGAATCATTCCTGGAGCAGATGGTTCAAACAAAATTGAAAGAGAAAGTATTCCGGGATCAATCAGCTACGAATTGGCAGGTTTAAATAAAGGAGATATTACAAGTGCTTTTGACGACGAGGATGAAAGAAAGAGAAAGGTTGTAAAGATCGTGAAAATGGAAGATGTAATTCCTGCTCATAAAATTACAATGGAGACGGATTATGACAGAATAAAACAAATGGCGCTTAACAAAAAGAAAAATGAACTGATTGAGAAGTTTGTAAATTCAAAATTACCGACGACATTCATATCAATAAACGGACGTTATGATTCTTGTAACTTCAAAGGAGCTTGGAAGAAACAGACAACCAAAAAATAA
- a CDS encoding NAD(P)H-dependent flavin oxidoreductase: MSNFIDFNSAKKLHEMQQSQNRISELFNIQYPIIQAGMIWHSGWKLASAVSNCGGLGLIGAGSMYPDVLRENIQKCKQATNKPFGVNVPMLYPNLDEVIQIIIEEGVKIVFTSAGNPKTYTETLQKEGLKVAHVVSSTKFAVKCEDAGVDAIVAEGFEAGGHNGRDETTTFCLIPNVKLHISKPLIAAGGIALGSQMKAAMILGADGVQIGSRFAATTEASAHENWKKKITELNEGDTHLTLKELAPVRMVKNKFFNELEGIYQTGRNTEALVASLGRARAKRGMFEGDMEDGELEIGQVSALIHDILPVENVFSNLLREFEEAKAPSF, translated from the coding sequence ATGAGCAATTTTATAGATTTTAATTCAGCTAAAAAACTTCACGAGATGCAGCAAAGTCAGAATAGAATTTCAGAACTTTTTAATATACAATATCCGATTATTCAGGCGGGAATGATCTGGCATTCCGGATGGAAATTGGCTTCCGCTGTTTCTAATTGTGGCGGATTAGGTTTAATTGGCGCAGGAAGCATGTATCCTGACGTTTTAAGAGAGAATATCCAAAAATGTAAGCAGGCTACCAATAAACCTTTTGGAGTGAATGTACCCATGTTATATCCGAATTTGGATGAAGTAATTCAAATCATTATTGAAGAAGGAGTGAAAATTGTTTTTACTTCTGCTGGAAATCCTAAAACATATACCGAAACTCTTCAAAAAGAAGGATTAAAAGTTGCTCACGTTGTTTCCTCCACCAAATTTGCAGTGAAATGTGAAGATGCCGGAGTTGATGCGATCGTAGCAGAAGGCTTTGAAGCGGGCGGACACAACGGAAGAGATGAAACAACAACATTTTGTCTGATTCCGAATGTAAAACTACATATTTCTAAACCTTTGATCGCAGCCGGCGGAATCGCATTAGGTTCCCAAATGAAAGCTGCCATGATTCTTGGCGCAGACGGAGTTCAGATTGGATCTCGTTTTGCCGCAACCACTGAAGCCAGCGCACACGAGAACTGGAAAAAGAAGATCACAGAACTTAATGAAGGCGATACCCATCTTACTTTAAAGGAATTGGCACCCGTAAGAATGGTCAAAAACAAGTTCTTTAACGAATTAGAGGGGATTTATCAGACCGGAAGAAATACAGAGGCTTTAGTTGCTTCATTAGGCCGTGCAAGAGCCAAGCGTGGAATGTTTGAAGGTGATATGGAAGATGGCGAATTGGAAATCGGTCAGGTTTCAGCATTGATTCATGATATTTTACCTGTAGAAAACGTTTTCAGTAATTTGTTGAGAGAATTTGAAGAAGCAAAAGCTCCGAGCTTTTAA
- a CDS encoding TIGR02117 family protein — protein sequence MKMVLLSILKILGVIVGIIVLYGLMAYFLPFIEISEKDDGEKKEIPIYIYTNGVHTDIVMPVKNDMQDWSTKIPFANTKSKKTDYNYIGVGWGDKGFYLDTPTWADLKFSTAFKAAFWLGESAMHCTYYKSMKEADDCKIIMISRSQYKDLAKFVEDKFDKDQNGNFILIPTNAVYSDNDAFYDAQGKYSFLYTCNTWSNNALKAAGQKAAFWTPTDSGIFQHYK from the coding sequence GTGAAGATGGTATTATTGTCTATCCTTAAAATTTTAGGTGTCATTGTCGGAATTATTGTTCTGTACGGCTTAATGGCTTATTTTCTGCCGTTTATTGAGATTTCTGAAAAGGATGACGGAGAGAAAAAAGAAATTCCGATTTATATTTACACCAACGGGGTGCATACAGATATTGTAATGCCTGTGAAAAACGATATGCAGGATTGGAGTACGAAAATCCCTTTTGCCAATACAAAATCAAAGAAAACAGATTATAATTATATTGGAGTCGGGTGGGGCGACAAAGGTTTTTATCTAGACACGCCGACTTGGGCAGATCTGAAATTTTCAACGGCTTTCAAAGCAGCATTTTGGTTGGGCGAATCTGCAATGCATTGTACCTATTATAAATCAATGAAAGAAGCAGACGATTGTAAAATAATCATGATCAGCAGATCTCAATACAAAGATCTTGCAAAGTTTGTTGAAGATAAATTCGATAAAGATCAAAACGGAAATTTCATTTTGATTCCTACCAATGCGGTTTACAGCGATAATGATGCATTTTATGATGCTCAGGGAAAATACAGTTTTCTGTATACCTGCAACACTTGGTCGAATAATGCCTTAAAAGCAGCCGGACAAAAAGCAGCATTCTGGACGCCTACAGATTCCGGAATTTTTCAGCATTATAAATAG
- the queG gene encoding tRNA epoxyqueuosine(34) reductase QueG: MNSNAEKYSQLIKSKAKRFGFQSYGISKADFLEEDARNLENWLKNNFHGEMKYMENYFDKRLDPRLLVEGSKSVISLSYNYFPKEKISTLENYKISKYAYAEDYHEVVKEILREMVDELREEIGDFDCRVFVDSAPVLERSWARKSGIGWVGKNANLITKQNGSFYFLAEIICDLELIPDHETTDHCGTCRKCIDACPTDAIVSEKLIDGNKCISYATIELKNEIPDSFKDKMEDWMFGCDICQDVCPWNRFSAPNLQTRFAPNEALRNFKKVEWKELTQELFSEIFRKSPVKRTKFAGLKRNIEFLEKTSDKK; this comes from the coding sequence ATGAATTCGAATGCCGAAAAATATTCACAATTAATTAAATCCAAAGCCAAGCGTTTTGGGTTTCAAAGCTATGGTATTTCTAAGGCTGATTTTTTGGAAGAAGATGCTAGAAATCTGGAAAATTGGTTGAAGAATAATTTTCATGGCGAAATGAAATACATGGAAAATTATTTTGATAAAAGACTTGATCCAAGATTGTTGGTTGAAGGTTCAAAATCCGTGATTTCACTTTCCTATAATTACTTCCCCAAAGAAAAAATTTCAACATTAGAGAATTATAAGATCTCAAAATATGCTTACGCAGAGGATTATCACGAAGTGGTAAAAGAAATTCTTCGTGAAATGGTTGATGAATTAAGAGAAGAGATTGGAGATTTTGATTGTCGGGTTTTTGTTGATTCTGCACCGGTTTTGGAAAGAAGCTGGGCCAGAAAATCAGGAATTGGCTGGGTTGGAAAAAATGCAAACCTGATAACAAAACAAAATGGTTCCTTTTATTTTTTAGCAGAAATTATTTGTGATTTAGAATTAATTCCAGATCATGAAACCACCGATCACTGCGGAACTTGCAGAAAATGTATTGATGCTTGTCCCACAGATGCCATCGTTTCTGAGAAGCTTATTGATGGAAACAAGTGTATTTCTTACGCAACAATAGAATTGAAAAATGAAATTCCGGATTCTTTTAAAGATAAAATGGAAGACTGGATGTTTGGCTGTGATATCTGTCAGGATGTTTGTCCGTGGAATCGATTTTCAGCACCTAATCTTCAAACCAGATTTGCACCGAATGAAGCTCTTAGAAATTTCAAAAAAGTGGAATGGAAAGAACTTACTCAGGAATTATTCTCAGAAATTTTCAGAAAATCTCCTGTCAAGAGAACAAAATTTGCAGGTTTGAAAAGAAATATTGAATTTTTAGAAAAGACTTCAGATAAAAAATAG